In Luteitalea sp. TBR-22, one genomic interval encodes:
- a CDS encoding gamma-glutamyltransferase family protein, with the protein MRLTAIASVAALLVSAAAPAQPLRPEFPGTHAVVAAGRTYTAEAGAEMLAGGGNAIDAGVASIFAAAVVEISHFGLGGEAPMVIYHAATREVVVINGQGTAPGAATPAAFAGQTSIPANGPLAATIPAVVDAASLALARYGTKSLGEVLAPAIRLADGFPMYEFLSRYLASERKGSEPYADTMRTYYPDGRVTRAGEMFRQPNLARTLRMLAAAEAASLKAGEPREKAIGRARDAFYTGEFARRLSAAVRAAGGMITEADLAGYHSKIERPYSVTYRGYTVHKAGPWNQSPVLLQTLNLLEGFDLRAMGHLSADSIHVMTEAMKLAYADRDRFYGDPDFVKVPMAGLLSKAYAQQRRSLIDMARASREQRPGNPSSFEATPTADAADPHVTRVGVTGESGDTTAIEVADKDGNLFSATPSSGWLLGGAFVAGDTGVPMSNRMQAFRLEPGSPNIVAPGKRPRTTLTPTIVTRDGAPFLAIGTPGGDSQDQQILQVLVNVIDFGLPLQAAVDSARFNTLSIQSSFGEHRIEPGVLEVERGVAEATRAALEARGHVLKLYPVASYPTGIVAAGVDTATGKLRGAADVRRERSVVAW; encoded by the coding sequence ATGCGCCTGACCGCCATCGCGTCCGTCGCCGCGCTCCTCGTGTCCGCGGCCGCCCCTGCCCAACCCCTGCGGCCGGAGTTCCCCGGCACCCACGCCGTCGTCGCGGCCGGACGCACGTACACGGCCGAGGCGGGCGCGGAAATGCTGGCCGGCGGCGGCAACGCCATCGACGCCGGGGTCGCCTCGATCTTCGCGGCAGCGGTCGTGGAGATCTCGCATTTCGGCCTCGGCGGCGAGGCGCCGATGGTCATCTACCACGCCGCGACGCGCGAGGTGGTGGTCATCAACGGGCAGGGCACGGCGCCCGGGGCCGCGACGCCGGCGGCCTTCGCCGGCCAGACCTCCATCCCCGCCAACGGCCCGCTGGCCGCGACCATCCCCGCCGTGGTCGACGCCGCGTCGCTGGCGCTGGCCAGGTACGGCACGAAGTCGCTGGGCGAGGTACTGGCGCCCGCCATCCGGCTCGCCGACGGCTTCCCGATGTACGAGTTCCTCAGCCGCTACCTGGCCAGCGAGCGCAAGGGGAGCGAGCCGTACGCCGACACCATGCGGACGTACTACCCCGACGGACGCGTGACACGCGCCGGCGAGATGTTCCGGCAGCCGAACCTCGCCCGCACCCTGCGCATGCTCGCCGCGGCCGAAGCCGCCAGCCTGAAGGCCGGCGAGCCGCGTGAGAAGGCGATCGGCCGGGCCCGCGACGCGTTCTACACGGGCGAGTTCGCCCGCCGCCTGAGCGCTGCCGTGCGCGCCGCCGGCGGGATGATCACCGAGGCGGACCTGGCCGGCTATCACTCGAAGATCGAGCGGCCCTACAGCGTGACGTACCGCGGGTACACGGTGCACAAGGCCGGCCCGTGGAACCAGAGCCCGGTGCTGCTGCAGACGCTGAACCTGCTCGAGGGCTTCGATCTTCGCGCGATGGGTCACCTCAGCGCCGACAGCATCCACGTGATGACCGAGGCGATGAAGCTGGCCTACGCCGACCGCGACCGCTTCTACGGCGACCCGGATTTCGTGAAGGTGCCGATGGCTGGCCTGCTGTCGAAGGCCTACGCGCAGCAGCGGCGGTCGCTGATCGACATGGCGCGCGCGAGCCGTGAGCAGCGGCCCGGCAATCCGTCGTCCTTCGAGGCGACGCCGACAGCCGATGCCGCCGACCCCCACGTCACGCGGGTAGGCGTCACCGGAGAATCCGGCGACACGACGGCCATCGAGGTGGCCGACAAGGACGGCAACCTGTTCTCCGCGACCCCGTCCTCGGGCTGGCTGCTCGGCGGCGCCTTCGTGGCAGGCGACACGGGCGTGCCCATGAGCAACCGCATGCAGGCGTTCCGGCTCGAGCCCGGCAGCCCCAACATCGTCGCGCCCGGCAAGCGTCCGCGGACGACGCTCACGCCGACCATCGTCACCAGGGACGGGGCGCCGTTCCTGGCGATCGGCACGCCCGGCGGCGACAGCCAGGACCAGCAGATCCTGCAGGTGCTGGTCAACGTCATCGACTTCGGCCTGCCGCTGCAGGCGGCCGTGGACTCGGCGCGGTTCAACACGCTGTCCATCCAGAGCTCGTTCGGCGAGCACCGGATCGAGCCGGGGGTGCTGGAGGTCGAGCGGGGTGTGGCCGAGGCCACGCGCGCGGCCCTCGAGGCGCGCGGACACGTGCTCAAGCTCTATCCGGTCGCCTCCTACCCCACCGGCATCGTCGCGGCCGGCGTCGACACGGCCACGGGGAAGCTGCGCGGGGCGGCAGACGTACGCCGGGAGCGGTCGGTGGTGGCGTGGTGA
- a CDS encoding ABC transporter ATP-binding protein, translating to MLVLSHIVKRYGDRVAVDDLSLEVRPGEILGLLGPNGAGKSTTMHVATGLLAPDAGQVAIGTHGTPSAPAARRRLGLAPQNLAVYDLLSAEENLQFFGKLYGLTGQALRTRVDAALAFVGLTERRRDLVGGYSGGMKRRLNIAAAVLHEPDLVLLDEPTVGVDPQSRNAIFDSIEALRAQGRTLVYSTHYMEEAVRLCDRIAIMDAGRMRALDTVAGLLRTYGGPPRLHARVAGRDVVIETRDPLTELNRLSSEGQLESFRVEEPTLEQVFLSLTGHTLRD from the coding sequence ATGCTCGTCCTGTCCCACATCGTGAAGCGGTACGGCGATCGGGTCGCGGTCGACGACCTGTCGCTGGAGGTCCGCCCGGGGGAGATCCTCGGCCTGCTCGGCCCGAACGGCGCCGGCAAGAGCACCACCATGCACGTCGCCACCGGCCTGTTGGCCCCCGATGCCGGCCAGGTGGCCATCGGCACGCACGGCACGCCCAGCGCGCCGGCCGCTCGCCGCCGCCTGGGGCTCGCGCCGCAGAACCTTGCCGTGTACGACCTGCTGAGCGCCGAGGAGAACCTGCAGTTCTTCGGCAAGTTGTACGGCCTCACGGGGCAGGCCCTGCGCACGCGTGTCGACGCGGCGCTGGCGTTCGTCGGCCTGACCGAGCGGCGTCGCGACCTGGTCGGCGGGTACTCGGGCGGCATGAAGCGCCGCCTGAACATCGCGGCGGCGGTGCTGCACGAGCCCGACCTCGTGCTGCTCGACGAGCCGACGGTCGGCGTCGACCCGCAGTCGCGCAACGCCATCTTCGACAGCATCGAGGCGCTGCGCGCGCAGGGCCGCACCCTCGTCTACAGCACGCACTACATGGAGGAGGCGGTGCGCCTCTGCGACCGCATCGCCATCATGGACGCCGGGCGCATGCGGGCGCTCGACACCGTGGCGGGCCTCCTGCGCACGTACGGCGGGCCGCCGCGGCTGCACGCCCGCGTCGCCGGCCGCGACGTCGTCATCGAGACCCGCGACCCGCTCACGGAGCTGAACCGCCTGTCGTCCGAGGGGCAGCTCGAGTCGTTCCGCGTCGAGGAGCCGACGCTGGAGCAGGTCTTCCTCTCGCTCACCGGCCACACGCTGAGGGACTGA
- a CDS encoding ABC transporter permease yields MLAIALKDLRTFSRQRISLFFTFVWPLCVAVLFGVLFGGSNRPSPKIPVAVVDEDGTAASKAFVDRLVARESFAGVRATRAEALEAVRKGQRTAAIVLRPGFGEASTRLFHGTPPQVEVFTDPSRQAERGMLEGLLMQQGAERLQSLFTDPASARPSVQKTLEDLRRDAPGRSPALESFLGQLDTFLATPDARPAEPAAGQPAGPGWEPLRIVQQDIARQRTGPNNGYDVTFPMAVLWAVFGCVMAFGTTFASERVRGTMVRLQVSPMSRGQILAGKSLAALFAIVIVEVMLIVLGVAVFGLRPSSWGLMLVAMICTGAAFVGIILLLASMATTEQGIGGMAPAIMMPLFLLGGAMVPLMVMPPWLAKLSVLSPVRWAILALEGAIWRDFGVTEMLLPCAILLAVAAVTFIVGARRSEVA; encoded by the coding sequence ATGCTCGCAATCGCCCTGAAGGACCTGCGCACGTTCTCGCGCCAGCGAATCTCGCTGTTCTTCACGTTCGTCTGGCCGCTCTGCGTGGCCGTGCTGTTCGGCGTCCTGTTCGGTGGATCGAACCGGCCGAGTCCGAAGATTCCGGTGGCGGTCGTCGACGAGGACGGCACCGCTGCCTCGAAGGCCTTCGTCGACAGGCTCGTCGCCCGCGAGTCGTTCGCTGGCGTGCGCGCCACGCGGGCCGAGGCGCTCGAGGCGGTCCGCAAGGGCCAGCGCACGGCGGCCATCGTGCTGCGCCCGGGGTTCGGCGAGGCCTCGACGCGCCTGTTCCACGGCACGCCCCCGCAGGTCGAGGTGTTCACGGACCCGAGCCGGCAGGCCGAGCGCGGCATGCTCGAGGGCCTGCTGATGCAACAGGGCGCCGAGCGCCTCCAGTCGTTGTTCACCGACCCCGCGTCGGCGCGACCGTCGGTGCAGAAGACCCTCGAGGACCTGCGCCGCGACGCGCCCGGGCGGAGCCCCGCGCTCGAGTCGTTCCTCGGCCAGCTCGACACGTTCCTGGCCACCCCCGACGCGCGGCCGGCCGAGCCCGCCGCCGGACAGCCTGCCGGCCCCGGCTGGGAGCCCCTGCGCATCGTGCAGCAGGACATCGCGCGACAGCGCACCGGCCCGAACAACGGCTACGACGTCACGTTCCCGATGGCCGTCCTGTGGGCCGTGTTCGGCTGCGTCATGGCCTTCGGCACGACGTTCGCCTCCGAACGGGTGCGCGGCACGATGGTGCGGTTGCAGGTGTCGCCGATGTCGCGCGGGCAGATCCTGGCGGGCAAGTCGCTCGCCGCCCTGTTCGCCATCGTGATCGTCGAGGTGATGCTGATCGTGCTCGGCGTGGCCGTGTTCGGGCTGCGGCCCTCGTCGTGGGGGCTGATGCTGGTGGCGATGATCTGCACCGGCGCTGCTTTCGTCGGGATCATCCTGTTGCTGGCCTCGATGGCCACCACCGAGCAGGGCATCGGCGGCATGGCGCCGGCGATCATGATGCCGTTGTTCCTGCTCGGCGGCGCGATGGTGCCGCTCATGGTGATGCCGCCCTGGCTGGCCAAGCTCAGCGTCCTGAGTCCCGTCCGCTGGGCCATCCTCGCGCTGGAGGGGGCGATCTGGCGGGATTTCGGCGTCACGGAGATGCTGCTGCCCTGCGCCATCCTGCTGGCGGTCGCCGCCGTGACGTTCATCGTCGGCGCGCGACGCAGTGAGGTGGCATGA
- a CDS encoding sulfurtransferase → MSIAEKGYAHPERLVSTDWVAEHLQDPSVRLVESNEDPLVYPSGHIPGAVQIDWTNDLNDPLRRDYIAAEAFAALVSRFGITPETTVVFYGDRNNWWACYAFWVFQLFGHDNARILDGGRLKWEKEGRPLTREVPSYAPSTYPVPAARDDASHRAFREQVLAHSEAGGQLVDVRSPDEYTGAKLHMPEYPQEGAMRGGHIPGAKSVPWARAINPEDGTFKTADELKAIYLGEKHLDPGKETIAYCRIGERSSHTWFTLKYLLGFGNIRNYDGSWTEWGNLVGVPVEKGPER, encoded by the coding sequence ATGTCCATTGCCGAGAAGGGCTACGCCCACCCCGAACGCCTCGTGAGCACCGATTGGGTCGCCGAGCACCTGCAGGACCCGTCCGTGCGCCTTGTCGAGTCCAACGAGGACCCGCTCGTGTACCCCTCGGGGCACATCCCTGGGGCCGTGCAGATCGACTGGACCAACGACCTGAACGACCCGCTGCGGCGCGACTACATCGCCGCCGAGGCTTTTGCGGCGCTCGTCTCCCGCTTCGGGATCACGCCGGAGACGACGGTGGTCTTCTACGGCGACCGCAACAACTGGTGGGCCTGTTACGCGTTCTGGGTCTTCCAGTTGTTCGGCCACGACAACGCCCGGATCCTCGACGGCGGCAGGCTGAAGTGGGAGAAGGAAGGGCGCCCGCTGACGCGCGAGGTGCCCTCCTACGCCCCCTCGACCTACCCGGTGCCGGCGGCCCGCGACGACGCGTCGCACCGCGCGTTCCGTGAGCAGGTGCTGGCCCACAGCGAGGCCGGCGGCCAGCTGGTGGACGTCCGCTCGCCCGACGAGTACACGGGCGCCAAGCTGCACATGCCCGAGTACCCGCAGGAAGGCGCGATGCGCGGCGGGCACATCCCCGGCGCGAAGAGTGTGCCGTGGGCGCGGGCCATCAACCCCGAGGACGGCACCTTCAAGACGGCCGACGAGCTGAAGGCGATCTATCTCGGCGAGAAGCACCTCGACCCGGGCAAGGAGACCATTGCCTACTGCCGGATCGGCGAGCGAAGCAGCCACACGTGGTTCACGCTGAAGTACCTGCTCGGCTTCGGTAACATCCGCAACTACGACGGCAGCTGGACCGAGTGGGGCAACCTGGTGGGCGTGCCGGTGGAGAAGGGGCCGGAGCGTTAG